One stretch of Miscanthus floridulus cultivar M001 chromosome 18, ASM1932011v1, whole genome shotgun sequence DNA includes these proteins:
- the LOC136523172 gene encoding uncharacterized protein, which produces MNQTFIGSSGKGHTKLVAPSPLEGPADDRTTSSSYDDAGSSTLSPASLSKETSTISISWPSGGPSASHLSTSPPDTSSSDYEGEPSSPPPSEAGSLISLPSSTIAGVGGVTRVTYYMASIITIRITANTIATTAAILATDPGRVTPGREGRTTATLLSPPLITT; this is translated from the coding sequence atgaaccaaaccttcATCGGGTCCTCAGGGAAGGGCCACACCAAGTTGGTAGCCCCTAGCCCGCTAGAAGGCCCAGCCGATGATCGAACCACCTCTAGCTCCTACGACGACGCCGGCAGCTCCACCCTGTCACCTGCTTCGCTGTCGAAGGAGACCTCCACTATCTCGATCTCATGGCCCTCCGGTGGACCTTCCGCCTCCCACCTGTCCACATCTCCCCCTGACACCTCTAGCTCTGACTATGAGGGCGAGCCGAGCAGCCCTCCACCaagcgaggcagggagcctgATCTCCCTCCCCTCTTCCACCATAGCTGGTGTAGGAGGGGTCACAAGGGTCACCTATTACATGGCCTCCATCATCACCATTAGGATCACCGCCAACACCATCGCCACCACTGCCGCCATACTTGCGACTGACCCGGGGCGCGTCACCCCTGGAAGGGAAGGTCGCACTACCgccaccctgctctccccaccGCTCATCACAACATGA